From Nonlabens sp. Ci31, the proteins below share one genomic window:
- a CDS encoding aspartyl protease family protein — protein sequence MKNLLFFLLYFCITPVVDAQVVDKQEGFVLEPGIDKEKISFESYSNLIIIPVKVNDVDFNFILDTGATKTIIFNLRGIDSLSIKKGKYIQVNGYGKKKSVRAYHSLGNRIEVGKHIINKDAEVLVLGDTEIDMSPKLDVEVHGLLSVDFLKNFISHIDYEDSYVKVFNNFDDLPNFLRRAKQFDMNIKINRPFVNINLDNDLVKGDYELLIDTGSGDALWILNEIGKDAIFKNSFEDYLGFGINGNIYGLRTKVNSLKLFNSTLKKVAVSYPYKEYHSIKKTSFTHDGSLGGEVLRRFDVVIDYPNRKISMIPNRSFDEGFYYNMSGIGVQKGELDLFTTYGVKDFTDRKVGYGNSTSTITTIDVSQRVRLSYQYVSKIYVDYIREGSPGDKAGIVVGDQIIGINRYNQRQLTMNKVTELFFKNPYKKLKIRIKRGDKIFKVEMVNVPLVL from the coding sequence ATGAAAAATTTGTTGTTTTTTTTATTATACTTTTGTATTACTCCTGTAGTTGATGCACAAGTAGTTGATAAACAGGAGGGTTTTGTTTTAGAACCAGGAATTGACAAGGAAAAAATTTCATTTGAATCTTATTCCAATTTGATCATTATTCCTGTTAAAGTTAATGATGTTGATTTCAATTTTATTCTAGATACTGGAGCAACAAAAACAATAATTTTTAATTTAAGAGGTATAGACTCTTTAAGTATTAAAAAGGGTAAATATATTCAAGTAAACGGCTACGGTAAAAAAAAATCAGTAAGGGCCTATCACTCCCTAGGAAACCGTATTGAAGTAGGAAAACACATTATAAATAAAGACGCAGAAGTTTTAGTTCTAGGCGATACAGAGATAGACATGTCACCTAAGCTAGATGTGGAGGTTCACGGTTTGTTAAGCGTGGATTTTTTAAAGAATTTTATTTCTCATATAGACTACGAAGACTCTTATGTAAAGGTTTTTAACAATTTTGATGATTTGCCTAATTTTTTACGCAGAGCAAAACAATTTGATATGAACATAAAGATCAATAGGCCTTTTGTAAATATCAATCTTGATAACGATTTGGTAAAAGGTGATTATGAGCTGCTTATAGATACGGGGAGTGGAGATGCATTATGGATATTAAATGAAATAGGGAAGGATGCGATTTTCAAAAACAGTTTTGAGGATTATTTAGGTTTTGGAATAAATGGCAACATATACGGACTTAGAACAAAGGTCAATTCTTTAAAACTTTTTAATTCTACATTGAAAAAAGTGGCAGTTTCTTATCCGTATAAAGAATACCACAGTATTAAAAAAACTAGTTTCACCCATGACGGTAGTTTGGGTGGGGAGGTACTCAGGAGGTTTGATGTAGTTATCGATTATCCAAATAGAAAGATCAGTATGATTCCCAATAGGAGTTTTGATGAAGGCTTTTATTACAACATGAGTGGAATAGGGGTGCAAAAAGGAGAATTAGACTTGTTTACGACCTATGGAGTAAAAGACTTTACTGATCGTAAAGTAGGCTATGGAAATTCAACCAGTACGATTACCACTATTGATGTTTCCCAAAGAGTTCGATTAAGTTATCAATACGTGTCTAAGATATATGTAGATTATATTAGAGAAGGTTCTCCTGGAGATAAGGCAGGGATAGTAGTAGGGGATCAAATTATTGGTATTAATCGTTACAATCAGAGACAGCTCACCATGAATAAAGTTACGGAGCTGTTTTTTAAAAATCCCTATAAGAAATTGAAAATTAGAATTAAAAGAGGCGATAAAATATTTAAGGTGGAAATGGTCAATGTTCCTCTTGTCTTATAA
- a CDS encoding DUF1573 domain-containing protein codes for MKNLLIILFTGLFSSASVAQNNSVQDPLTTIEFESTTMDYGKIEKGSDGIRTFTFKNTGNNPLKIYKIYSSCKCDILSKPEKPIAPGGTGEIKIKYETKKVGPIVKTITVYANINQNPIPLRLKGEVIPKNN; via the coding sequence ATGAAAAATTTACTCATAATTTTATTTACCGGATTGTTCTCTAGTGCCTCAGTAGCACAGAACAACTCTGTACAGGACCCTCTTACTACTATAGAATTTGAATCTACTACAATGGACTACGGTAAAATAGAAAAAGGAAGTGATGGCATTAGAACATTTACTTTTAAAAATACAGGAAACAACCCCTTGAAAATCTACAAGATTTACTCTTCTTGCAAATGTGACATTTTATCAAAACCTGAAAAGCCTATCGCTCCCGGAGGAACCGGAGAAATCAAAATAAAATATGAAACCAAAAAAGTAGGACCTATCGTAAAAACGATTACCGTTTATGCAAATATTAATCAAAACCCTATTCCGTTGCGATTAAAAGGTGAAGTTATACCTAAAAATAACTAA